A region of the Clostridium estertheticum subsp. estertheticum genome:
GAAAACAAACTTAATATAAGAAATGTTGTAATAGAAGCTTCTTTAGTTGAGAAAGAAGCAGGGAAAGATGTAGATAGAACAAAGATAGCAAGTGTTATTAAAAATAGGTTAAAGAAAAAGATGCCACTTCAAATAGATGCGACAATAATATATATAGTTGGAGATAAAAAAAAGCTGTATAATAAGGACTTAGCAGTAAAATCACCTTATAATACCTACTTAAATAAAGGATTGCCTCCATCGCCAATATGTAATCCGGGAATTAAGTCGATAAATGCTGCAGTACATCCTGAGAAGACAAATTATATTTTTTATGTATTAAATAATAAAACTGATGAACATGTATTTTCTATAACATACGCGGAGCACATTAAAAATGTGGCTAAATATATAAAATAAATAAAAAATCCACAAGTTGAATGTAAACTTCATCTTGTGGATTTTTATATTATCTTAATTATCTAAAACACTGTATTTTATAATTCTATTTTGATCTAGGCTTTCCCTAACTGCTATCATTCTTTGATTTTTGGAACCACTTAAATATTGAGTAATATCTTTAAGACCTTCTATGAATTCACCATCTCTTAACATATCTATATATTGTAGAAACTCTAACCTTATAGGATTTTTAATAAGTTCTTCAAAAGTATAGCCACTCCAACAAAATATAGTTTTGTGAGGGAAATTTATTTTTATTGTTTTTACTAAATCAAGTAAAGCTCCACCGCAAAGATTATCCATAGGTTCTCCTCCGAGTATTGATAATCCTTTTACATATGGGTGTTTAAGGCTTTCTAGAATAGAAGTTTTAACATATTTGGTAAAAGGCACTCCATAATCAAATTGTCTTGCCTCTGGGCTCCAGCATCCTTTGCAAGGAGGGGTTTTAGCACATCCGCTAACGAACAATGAGGTTCTAAATCCTATGCCATTTACAGTATCATCAAAGAAAATACTAGCATAATTCATTTAATTACATCCTTTATTATTCTTTCTGTTTTTAATCTCCTTCATTTTTCCATTAACTACAGGTCTTTCGAAGATGCTCCCAAGGTATCCACAAAGCTTTCTTATTATGCTTAATAACATTTTATCGTCATTTTTACATACAGGACATTCAAACTCTGTATCGCTATTCTCTTTTGTAAACATTTCTCCTGTATATCCACATTTTAAACATTTATCACTTATTGATGATATTCCGAGAAAGTGTGTTTTGTCATATGAGTATCTTATGATATCCTCAAGTGCCACTAAATTTTTAGTCATATCTCCTAGTTCTACAAATGATATTGCACCGCCTGAAGATAAAGAAGATGATTCTGATTCTAAATCTAATTTATCAAAGGGTGATATTAATTCGTTGGACGGATAATGGAATGAATTTTCATAATAGCCATTGTCATTTACGCCAGCTATAACTCCAAAATCTTTTACATCCTCTACGCAAAATTTTGTTGCAAGGGTCTCAGCAGGAGAGCCATATAAACTAAATCCTATTTTTGTTTTATCTTTTTGTTCATCACAATAATCTCTGAGATATTTCATGATTTTAGTTGCTCTTTTAGAGGTTTTTTCAGTTCTATCATTTAGTCCTTTGCCGTAAAGTGCGGTTAAACAATTATGTAATCCAACATACCCAATAGATGCTGAAGCATATCCATTATTAAGTAGTGGTTCTATTGTATCTTCTGCATTTAATTTAGCAATTGCTCCACTCATATATAATATAGGTGCTTGTTTTGCTTTAACATTTTTTAGTATATCATATCTTATCATTAATAAATCCTTGCAATCATTTAAGGCTTCATGTAGAGATTTGAAAAATGAATCTTCATTTCTATCTGCCTCAATTGCAAGTCTTACAAGATTTATTGATATTACTCCAAAGTTAAATCTTCCAGCGGTTTTATAATTACCTGTTTCGTCTAAATAACTTCCGAGGAAAGATCTACATCCCATACATTCCTTATAATCACCTGTAACTTCAATTGCTTTATCAGTATTAATATAATCAGGGTATTGTCTATGTGCACTACATACAACCGCTAATTTAAATAAGTCGTAGTATTTATCGCCGGGATTAAGGTTATTTCCCTTTGTGTTTTGATATACTAGCTTAGGAAATACAGGGGTTACACCACCGGTTAATCCTTTAATTCTTTGATTTAATATAGCCTCAGTTATCATTTTTTGAATTTTTTGATCCTCTTCACTAGCATTCAAATCTACATTATTTATACCAAGTGTTAAAAATGGAGTCTCGGCACGACTTGTCATTAATGTTTGAACTTCATATTCAAGTGATTGCATGCTATCTTCTATTTCTTTACCTAATCTATCCCAGGCATATTCTTCTATTTTAAGAGGATCGCCAATCCATTTTTCTCCAACAATCCTGTGTTTGTTTAAACTTTTAACTGCATAAGGAGTAAGTCCTGTTATTAAAGTTGGGAAAGTAGTTCCCCCGTATGTATTACTTGATATATGACTCGCAACTTGAGATAATACATTTATTGCGGTCTCAATTGAATTTGGTGTTCCTATAAGTGTTGTACCTAGGTCAAATCCATTCTCGAACATACTAATCCAGTCAACGAGGCAACAATTGAAAAGTGGTAAACCAAAATAAGTTTCATCATGTATATATATACTTTTTTTATGTTTTTTCAAATATTTTTTAGGTATTTTATGTCTTTGACTATAGTTGCTTCCTACAACATTTGAAATTAAGGCCCTTATAGTTTGAATTTTGCTTCCATCAAGATTTCCATTCGAATTAGTCTGCTCTGAAACTGCATTAATTATATTATCTATTTCTTTATCTAATTCTCCTTTTTTATCTCTTTCAAAAGTTCTTTCTTCTCTGTAACTTATGTAGGCTAGGGCTACTTTATTATCTAATAATTTTATTTGATCAACTATTATATCTTGTATTTCTTCTATTGGAATTATAGTTTCTCCTCTTTGATTAAGAGTTTCAAGTACCCTTGTTAAGACAAGATTATTAAAACTCTTATCTTCCTTCCCGTATACTTCTATAAAAGCTTTTCCAGCTGCTGTTAATATTCTTTCGGGAATAAATTCTTTTCTTCTCGAATCTCTTTTTATTACTTGCATATAATACCTCCGTGTATTTCATTTTCTATAAATATTTTCTAAAACGTTAAAAGTCCCTTAACTATTAAGTTAAGAGACTTAAAATCATCGCAACTAAAAAAAGATATTGCTAGCACCTCTCCATCTCTCGTAGAGCTATTGTGTGTAATTATGGAAAGGTATTCTGGCTTAAGCATCATTGTCCCCATTGCGCCTTCCCGGTTTCCCAGTGGCATTTTATATAAGGACTCTTCTTTTACAGCGGCGGGACCGCGCAGGATTTACACCTGTCTTCCCTTTTAAACTAAGGTAATATATACTTTAGTTACTCATAATTATAATATTGTAGCTCGCTTGGAGCTGATTTAATTATAGTTTATATCATGTTATCAATTAAATCAATCCTTATATATTACTATCATAGTTTTATTTTACTTTTTATATCGATAATAATGTCGTCAATAATATCTTTTATTTGAAGATTTCTTGTTCCTGGTATGTAAATACCATGTTTTTGCAGTGGAATTATATATTTAGTACAATCCATATTATATATTGATGAGGCAATCATAGGAGTGATTTCTCCTTTTATGCCACCACTACAAATCATGCCAATTGGCCCAATTATACTATCAACTTTATTTGTAGAACAAAATGAGCAAATTTCATCCTCTCCGCTTATACCTAAATTTGCACCGGATTTCATCATATTAGAGGTAGCAAATGTATTTGTACCAAGTGCGATAATATAAATATTAAGATCAATTTCTTTATGAATTTTTTTTATAATTGTTTTTCCAAGACCTGCTCCTTGAGCGTCTATTACAGCAATTTTCATTGTAATACCTCCAAAAAAATATAGGATAGTGATAATTATGCTTTAAGGTTTCTATATAGCTTTTTTAGAATTATAGTTTCCCGCCTAAATTGTATAAATGTGTTTTAAATATTATATCATGAAATTTCAATATCAGTCTCAAACACTTATATTAAATCATATTACCTTATTATCAATAAGAAACAATATTTTTAGTTAGATCACAATATTCGACACGAATTATTGGAAGTAGCTTTAAATAGCTTGAAGTTAATTATAATAAATAATAAAATAAGATCCGTTAAGACTGAAGAATGAGGTTAGCTAGAAGGTGATTTTGTTTGGTAACTATTGTTACTTATTTTTAAAGGTAAGTATATTACTATATCATTGTGGAAATATATATAGTAGTTATTTAAATAAAATTTGACCTAAGGAGTGATTTTAATGGAAGCAATGGTTGATAAGGATACGTGTATAGGATGTGGGTTATGTCCTGAAATATGTCCAGAAATTTTTACGATGGATGACGATGGAAAAGCAAAGGCATCTAAAGGTGAGATCTCAGCAAAATTATTAAATAGTGCTAAAGAGGCAGAGGAACAGTGCCCAGTTAATGCAATTACAGTAGAGTAGAAAAATTAATAATTAGTAAATAATCGATAAAAAAATAAAATATACTTAAAAATAGCGAGAAAAAATTCTCGCTATTTTTAAGTATATCTTGATAAAAAAAACTATCAACTTTATAATTAAGTTATAAGGCTTTAGGAAGGTGACAAATGGATGTAATTAGTGATTATTATAATGAAGTTATGAACAACATTAATGAAGGTATTGTTGTTATAGATAAAAGAGGCATTATTCAAATAATTAATAATGCTGCTGAAAGAATGTTTGAAATTGATGCAGATAATAGCATAGGAGAATATATTTTAGATGTACTCTCCTCTAGTAAATTAATAAGTATAATTGAAAATGGAGAGGCCCAGGTAAACAAAAAAGATGGCAAATTTATTGTCACTCGTAAATTAATAACTCAAAGCGGTGAAGTTATTGGTGCGTTTGAAGTTTTTCATGAGGATAATCAAAATGATCTACTAATGAATGTGCAAGATGATGGTAGGGTGCAGGAAGAGATGTTAAACACAATTTTTAATACTGTTAATGAGTGCATAGTTGTAGTGGATCAGAATGGAATAATAACTATGATGAGCGATGAATATAAAAGGTTTATTAATTGCCAAAATCCAGAGGGGAAACATGTAACTGAAGTTATAGAAAATACAAAATTACATATAGTAGCAAGGACTGGCGAAAAAAAAGTTGGCGAAATTCAAGAAGTAAATGGGCATAGGATGATTTCTATGAGAGTCCCTATAATAAAAGATGGTGTAGTTGTTGGTGCAATTGGGAAAGTAATGTTTAAGGATTTGAGCAATTTTAAAATACTAAGTAACAAATTATGTCTTATGGATAAAGAAGCTGAAGGCTGTAAAAATGAATTAAGTACAGATCAAAAGGCAATATATACTTTTAATAATATTATAGGAGGCAGTGATAAAAGCCAAGAAGTAATGGTCCTTGCCAAAAGAGTTGCTAAGGTAGATTCAAACGTTTTAATTACTGGAGAGAGTGGGACTGGTAAGGAACTTTTTGCACATTCTATTCATAATGATAGCAAAAGATGTTTAAAACCTTTTGTAAAAATTAATTGTGGGGCTATTCCAGCAGAGCTTTTTGAGTCAGAAATGTTTGGCTATGAAGAAGGGGCGTTTACCGGAGCAAAAAAATCAGGTAGAAAAGGCAAGTTTGAATATGCAAATGGTGGTACCATACTACTAGATGAAATAGGTGATATGCCTATGAATATGCAAGTTAAACTTTTAAGGGTTATTCAAGAGAAGGAACTCGTGAAGGTTGGTGGAAACGATGCTATTAAGGTTGATGTAAGAATTATAGCATCTACCAATAAATCTTTAGAACAGTTAATTAATGATGGAAAGTTTCGAGAGGATTTGTATTATAGGTTAGATGTTATGCATTTAAGATTACCGCCGTTAAGGGAAAGAAGAGAAGACATTGAGGAATTGGCAAATAAGCTTTTGATAAAAATATGTAAAAAATATAATGTTAAATCTGAAGGTATATCTAGGGAAGCTATTGATTTTTTGAAAGCTTATAGTTGGCCTGGGAACATAAGGCAACTTGAAAATGTAATAGAAAGAGCTATTAATTTGCTTGATGAGGATATTTGTATAATGCCAAAGCATTTGCCGGAAAAAATAATTAAGAGTAAAAGTAAGAAGTACTCGCTGGAAAACAATTATTTGAAAGATGTTGTTGAAAGGATTGAAAAGGACATAATCATGGAATGTTTAAAAGATACCAGTGGAAATAAAAAAGAAGCAGCAAAAATATTGGGGCTTAGTAGAGCTGGATTATATAAAAAATTAAACCGATATAATTTAATAAAATCGACTAATCCACAATAGTAAACATGCAAACTTTGTTTACACGTACTATTTTTTTATGAAAAATAGTACATGCATTGTAAACTAGAATTATTGGATAAACTAAATACATAGTTATATCAATGCATTGAAAATACTTTAAGTGATTTTTTTAACAAATAGGTTATAATATTAACAAGCTTAAACAAGATAAATTTATATAAGTATTAGTGTAAACTTAGTTTACACTAAGGGCTACATTTAATTTTGCTATAAAGAAATAAGTTGCTATAGTGAGGTTTGTGGGGGATCGACAACTTGGCATGAAAATTGCTAGTATTATATATATGGGAAGATATAAATATAAAATTCCTATTATATGTTAATAATAAATTAAATAAATAAATTAATGGAGGGTTACATATGAAAGAAATAGTAATTGTAGGAGCAGCAAG
Encoded here:
- a CDS encoding ferredoxin, which translates into the protein MEAMVDKDTCIGCGLCPEICPEIFTMDDDGKAKASKGEISAKLLNSAKEAEEQCPVNAITVE
- a CDS encoding sigma 54-interacting transcriptional regulator, with amino-acid sequence MDVISDYYNEVMNNINEGIVVIDKRGIIQIINNAAERMFEIDADNSIGEYILDVLSSSKLISIIENGEAQVNKKDGKFIVTRKLITQSGEVIGAFEVFHEDNQNDLLMNVQDDGRVQEEMLNTIFNTVNECIVVVDQNGIITMMSDEYKRFINCQNPEGKHVTEVIENTKLHIVARTGEKKVGEIQEVNGHRMISMRVPIIKDGVVVGAIGKVMFKDLSNFKILSNKLCLMDKEAEGCKNELSTDQKAIYTFNNIIGGSDKSQEVMVLAKRVAKVDSNVLITGESGTGKELFAHSIHNDSKRCLKPFVKINCGAIPAELFESEMFGYEEGAFTGAKKSGRKGKFEYANGGTILLDEIGDMPMNMQVKLLRVIQEKELVKVGGNDAIKVDVRIIASTNKSLEQLINDGKFREDLYYRLDVMHLRLPPLRERREDIEELANKLLIKICKKYNVKSEGISREAIDFLKAYSWPGNIRQLENVIERAINLLDEDICIMPKHLPEKIIKSKSKKYSLENNYLKDVVERIEKDIIMECLKDTSGNKKEAAKILGLSRAGLYKKLNRYNLIKSTNPQ
- the nrdD gene encoding anaerobic ribonucleoside-triphosphate reductase, with protein sequence MQVIKRDSRRKEFIPERILTAAGKAFIEVYGKEDKSFNNLVLTRVLETLNQRGETIIPIEEIQDIIVDQIKLLDNKVALAYISYREERTFERDKKGELDKEIDNIINAVSEQTNSNGNLDGSKIQTIRALISNVVGSNYSQRHKIPKKYLKKHKKSIYIHDETYFGLPLFNCCLVDWISMFENGFDLGTTLIGTPNSIETAINVLSQVASHISSNTYGGTTFPTLITGLTPYAVKSLNKHRIVGEKWIGDPLKIEEYAWDRLGKEIEDSMQSLEYEVQTLMTSRAETPFLTLGINNVDLNASEEDQKIQKMITEAILNQRIKGLTGGVTPVFPKLVYQNTKGNNLNPGDKYYDLFKLAVVCSAHRQYPDYINTDKAIEVTGDYKECMGCRSFLGSYLDETGNYKTAGRFNFGVISINLVRLAIEADRNEDSFFKSLHEALNDCKDLLMIRYDILKNVKAKQAPILYMSGAIAKLNAEDTIEPLLNNGYASASIGYVGLHNCLTALYGKGLNDRTEKTSKRATKIMKYLRDYCDEQKDKTKIGFSLYGSPAETLATKFCVEDVKDFGVIAGVNDNGYYENSFHYPSNELISPFDKLDLESESSSLSSGGAISFVELGDMTKNLVALEDIIRYSYDKTHFLGISSISDKCLKCGYTGEMFTKENSDTEFECPVCKNDDKMLLSIIRKLCGYLGSIFERPVVNGKMKEIKNRKNNKGCN
- the nrdG gene encoding anaerobic ribonucleoside-triphosphate reductase activating protein; protein product: MNYASIFFDDTVNGIGFRTSLFVSGCAKTPPCKGCWSPEARQFDYGVPFTKYVKTSILESLKHPYVKGLSILGGEPMDNLCGGALLDLVKTIKINFPHKTIFCWSGYTFEELIKNPIRLEFLQYIDMLRDGEFIEGLKDITQYLSGSKNQRMIAVRESLDQNRIIKYSVLDN
- the mltG gene encoding endolytic transglycosylase MltG; the protein is MKFLVLIVFIIAAFGILNVGNILYKKTNVVKVTVPEGYTYKEVGKTLQKSGLVTQEAFIKEVENWSDNNYWFLKDVPNDKHKLDGFLFPATYSFQKGATSKEIIKKMLNTFEFNMKSNKDYITENKLNIRNVVIEASLVEKEAGKDVDRTKIASVIKNRLKKKMPLQIDATIIYIVGDKKKLYNKDLAVKSPYNTYLNKGLPPSPICNPGIKSINAAVHPEKTNYIFYVLNNKTDEHVFSITYAEHIKNVAKYIK
- a CDS encoding DUF3842 family protein; translation: MKIAVIDAQGAGLGKTIIKKIHKEIDLNIYIIALGTNTFATSNMMKSGANLGISGEDEICSFCSTNKVDSIIGPIGMICSGGIKGEITPMIASSIYNMDCTKYIIPLQKHGIYIPGTRNLQIKDIIDDIIIDIKSKIKL